A genomic region of Fodinisporobacter ferrooxydans contains the following coding sequences:
- a CDS encoding electron transfer flavoprotein subunit alpha/FixB family protein, translating into MRTVLILAEIKDDKLRNVTFECVAAAQKIADGGKIIAAVFGENRSSHSAILGYYGADQVYVVPHHLLNMYTPDAYTQAFVQVIETIDPDVIFMGHTSIGKDLAPRVAARLGLGLVSDSIDVALEDGEIIFTRPIYAGKAFQKKKIQEGRVFATIRPNNIGVGEMDTGRPVEQKNVTLDIQDLRTMIKDVVRKTTSGVDLAEAKVIVSGGRGVKSAEGFAVLQELANVLGAAVGASRGACDAGYCDYSLQIGQTGKVVTPDLYIACGISGAIQHLAGMSNSKVIVAINKDPEAPIFQVADYGIVGDLFEVVPLLTEEFEKALVTS; encoded by the coding sequence ATGAGAACAGTTCTTATCTTAGCGGAAATTAAGGATGACAAGCTCAGGAATGTCACTTTCGAATGTGTGGCGGCTGCCCAAAAGATAGCAGATGGAGGAAAAATCATCGCAGCGGTGTTTGGTGAAAATCGATCTTCTCATAGCGCGATTTTAGGATACTATGGAGCCGATCAAGTGTATGTCGTTCCACATCATCTGCTAAACATGTATACTCCGGATGCCTATACGCAGGCTTTCGTTCAAGTCATAGAAACAATCGATCCGGATGTCATATTTATGGGGCATACGTCAATCGGCAAGGATTTGGCCCCGCGGGTAGCTGCCAGACTGGGTTTAGGTCTTGTTTCAGACAGTATCGATGTGGCATTGGAAGACGGTGAAATTATTTTTACACGACCGATTTATGCAGGAAAAGCATTTCAAAAGAAAAAAATACAAGAGGGCAGGGTGTTTGCTACGATACGGCCGAATAACATCGGTGTTGGCGAAATGGATACTGGTCGTCCTGTCGAACAAAAAAATGTAACATTGGACATTCAGGATCTTCGTACAATGATAAAAGATGTTGTGAGGAAGACAACGAGCGGTGTCGATTTAGCCGAAGCAAAAGTGATTGTTTCCGGCGGCAGGGGAGTGAAAAGCGCAGAAGGGTTTGCCGTATTGCAAGAATTGGCGAATGTTTTGGGCGCTGCTGTGGGCGCATCCCGGGGTGCCTGTGATGCCGGTTATTGTGATTATTCTTTGCAGATCGGACAAACTGGGAAAGTGGTAACGCCTGATCTTTACATTGCATGCGGAATATCCGGCGCCATTCAACACCTTGCCGGCATGTCGAATTCCAAAGTGATCGTGGCCATTAACAAGGACCCTGAAGCGCCTATTTTCCAAGTGGCCGACTATGGAATTGTGGGAGATTTATTCGAAGTGGTTCCTTTATTGACGGAAGAATTCGAAAAAGCCCTGGTAACGAGTTGA
- a CDS encoding (Fe-S)-binding protein encodes MASTGVIFTLAFLLALGYALYSFYQVMHARYRFIQMGQSESFGEWNDRIQIALHQIFGQTKLLKDRKSGWMHVVIFYGFIILQFGALEIIVKGFVKGFQWPIGPIHPLFSFLQEITVLAIFLAVGYGAYRRFGEKLRRLKRGKKTTTLYWFIFLLMCSILLTLTFEKIWLQEPLSAFSPVSSLLAMVFAGVGAQSAYWLFYAFWWTHLSILLAFLLYVPQSKHAHLFFAPFNILLGRIGSPSKPSTLDFSDETVEEFGVSKVEDFTKGQLLDLYACVECGRCTNMCPASNTGKMLSPMHLITKIRDHLTEKGEAVLGQSPWAPGRLMGAPAGMAHVLADVPFAQGEPQGYSPRADWHTDIAPTMHNQAEAWQLTEKNVHEISLIGDVISEQELWACTTCRNCEDQCPVGNEHLSMIYGMRRYLVMTEGNMPSEATRTLNNIERQGNPWGINRKDRIKWREERSDLAIPTVDEVEEFEYLFWVGSMLSYDNRNRKVAQAFVEIMNEAGVSFAILGNPEMNSGDTARRVGNEFLFQELAQQNIELFKEYGVKKIVTCDPHAFNSFKNEYPEFGLEAEVYHHTQLIEQWIQEKRIKLENKVEERVVYHDSCYLGRYNGIYDAPRNILQAIPGVELVEMERNRENSMCCGAGGGRMWIEENEGVRVNVKRVEQALDTKPTVIGSNCPYCLTMMGDGIKQFDADGQVQALDLAELVAKSMLKRPTTIV; translated from the coding sequence ATGGCGTCTACAGGAGTTATATTTACTTTAGCCTTTCTGCTCGCATTAGGCTATGCTCTTTATTCCTTTTATCAGGTCATGCATGCACGATACCGATTTATCCAGATGGGCCAATCGGAATCTTTCGGGGAATGGAATGATAGAATTCAAATCGCACTCCATCAGATATTTGGGCAAACTAAGCTTTTGAAAGATCGCAAGAGCGGTTGGATGCATGTCGTCATCTTTTATGGATTTATCATTTTGCAATTTGGCGCGCTTGAAATCATTGTAAAAGGGTTCGTAAAAGGATTTCAGTGGCCGATTGGTCCCATACATCCGCTCTTTAGTTTTTTGCAGGAAATCACCGTCCTGGCCATTTTTCTTGCTGTGGGATATGGCGCATATCGGCGCTTTGGCGAAAAATTGCGACGTTTAAAGCGCGGGAAGAAAACGACGACTCTGTATTGGTTTATCTTCCTGCTTATGTGCAGCATTCTTTTGACGCTGACATTTGAAAAGATCTGGCTGCAAGAACCGTTATCCGCTTTTAGTCCGGTTTCCTCATTGCTGGCAATGGTATTTGCAGGTGTTGGAGCGCAGTCTGCTTATTGGCTGTTTTATGCCTTTTGGTGGACACATCTGTCGATTCTTCTGGCGTTTTTGCTGTACGTGCCGCAGTCCAAGCATGCACATTTGTTTTTTGCCCCATTCAATATATTGCTGGGTAGAATCGGATCGCCGAGCAAGCCAAGTACCCTGGATTTCTCGGATGAGACGGTTGAAGAGTTTGGTGTGAGCAAGGTGGAGGATTTTACAAAAGGACAATTGCTCGATTTGTATGCCTGTGTGGAGTGTGGACGCTGCACCAATATGTGTCCTGCATCCAATACGGGAAAAATGCTGTCACCTATGCATTTGATCACCAAAATTCGGGACCATTTGACGGAAAAAGGGGAGGCGGTATTGGGGCAATCTCCTTGGGCTCCCGGCAGACTGATGGGAGCGCCTGCAGGAATGGCCCATGTGCTGGCAGACGTTCCTTTCGCACAAGGGGAGCCGCAAGGATATAGTCCTCGTGCAGATTGGCACACGGATATTGCTCCAACCATGCACAACCAAGCAGAAGCGTGGCAATTGACAGAAAAAAATGTGCACGAAATTTCGCTAATTGGCGATGTGATTTCGGAACAAGAACTTTGGGCTTGTACCACTTGCCGCAACTGTGAAGATCAATGTCCGGTGGGCAATGAGCATCTGAGCATGATCTATGGAATGCGGCGCTATCTGGTGATGACAGAAGGCAATATGCCAAGTGAAGCGACACGTACACTGAACAATATCGAGCGTCAAGGGAATCCGTGGGGGATCAACCGCAAAGATCGCATCAAATGGCGGGAGGAACGTTCTGACCTCGCGATTCCGACAGTCGATGAAGTGGAGGAATTTGAATACCTGTTCTGGGTCGGCTCGATGTTATCCTATGACAATCGCAATCGCAAAGTGGCACAAGCGTTCGTAGAGATCATGAATGAAGCGGGAGTCTCGTTTGCAATCCTGGGAAACCCGGAAATGAATTCGGGCGATACGGCTCGGCGTGTCGGCAATGAATTTTTGTTTCAGGAATTGGCGCAACAAAATATCGAACTATTTAAAGAATATGGCGTGAAAAAGATTGTGACTTGCGATCCTCATGCGTTCAATTCCTTTAAAAACGAGTACCCGGAATTCGGTTTGGAAGCCGAAGTGTATCATCATACCCAATTGATCGAACAATGGATTCAGGAAAAGCGCATCAAACTGGAAAACAAAGTAGAAGAACGGGTAGTCTACCACGATTCCTGTTACCTGGGCCGCTACAATGGCATCTATGATGCGCCGCGCAATATTTTGCAAGCGATTCCTGGTGTTGAATTGGTGGAAATGGAGCGCAATCGGGAAAACAGCATGTGCTGCGGGGCGGGCGGCGGCAGAATGTGGATCGAAGAAAATGAAGGTGTGCGGGTCAATGTCAAGCGGGTCGAGCAGGCCCTTGATACGAAGCCGACCGTGATCGGCAGCAATTGTCCGTACTGTTTGACGATGATGGGAGACGGCATTAAGCAATTTGATGCGGACGGACAGGTTCAGGCATTGGATTTGGCTGAACTAGTCGCAAAGTCGATGTTGAAACGCCCAACGACAATCGTTTGA